The Schistocerca gregaria isolate iqSchGreg1 unplaced genomic scaffold, iqSchGreg1.2 ptg000665l, whole genome shotgun sequence genome includes a window with the following:
- the LOC126318345 gene encoding monoacylglycerol lipase ABHD2, giving the protein MFFLTLLAFAVLCAVLMITFKVYFREEEVKIMCSDTKFNKFILENCPSLKIYDRIPIWGLNGHLQTCYASAIRKGPTHLWKRECLENSDGEDFWIDWLNSKPRTNAIICVIPGIAGHSGNDYIKNFAHFCQLEGYQVVCWNWPGCGDHVLSHARMTTLGDAKHLKVMFDHVFKKYPDVPIYAVGFSLGANMLLKYLGQEGKNAIVKAAVSISAGYCGERGLNLIRKRTFYSKVLAGKWKVVIKKHEHLWKNHPAIDYSKIQKASSLEQIDLLLSTKILNYNTIEEYYAAHGSLEWLEHIKIPTLLLNALDDPIAHSQLVEAAKGKIGLNPNIILATTKKGGHMGWVQGGFFRPELKMWMDSVSLDFIRAAQKLQMTERGSETGLKCRGSLNKYSENNPFMKERDGFVAGTTMLERD; this is encoded by the exons ATGTTCTTTTTGACGTTACTTGCCTTTGCTGTCCTCTGCGCTGTCCTGATGATAACATTCAAAGTCTACTTcagagaagaagaagtaaaaattatGTGCAGCGACACCAAATTTAACAAATTCATACTAGAAAACTGTCCATCGCTCAAAATCTATGATAGAATTCCTATATGGGGACTGAACGGACATTTACAGACGTGCTATGCGAGCGCTATTAGAAAAGGACCTACTCATTTATGGAAAAG AGAATGCTTAGAAAATAGTGATGGCGAGGATTTTTGGATAGACTGGCTAAACTCAAAGCCTAGAACTAATGCAATTATTTG CGTGATTCCTGGCATTGCCGGACATTCTGGAAATGATTATATAAAAAACTTTGCGCATTTCTGTCAACTTGAAGGCTATCAAGTAGTCTGCTGGAACTGGCCAGGCTGCGGTGACCATGTTCTCTCA catGCGAGGATGACTACTTTGGGAGATGCTAAGCACCTCAAAGTGATGTTCGACCACGTTTTTAAGAAATACCCTGACGTTCCTATATATGCCGTTGGCTTTTCTCTGGGTGCAAATATGCTTTTGAAGTATTTAGGACAAGAAGGGAAAAATGCAATTGTCAAAGCAGCTGTTTCAATCTCAGCCGGATATTGCGGTGAACGAGGTCTGAACTTAATTAGAAAGAGAACATTCTATTCAAAGGTATTAGCTGGGAAATGGAAGGTCGTCATAAAAAAACACGAGCATCTATGGAAAAACCACCCTGCGATTGATTACAGTAAAATCCAAAAAGCATCAAGTCTAGAACAGATCGATTTATTACTATCAACAAAAATTCTGAACTACAACACTATCGA GGAATATTACGCTGCCCATGGTAGTTTAGAATGGCTGGAACATATCAAAATTCCGACGCTGCTATTGAATGCTCTAGATGATCCAATTGCACACTCACAGTTGGTCGAGGCTGCTAAGGGGAAAATAGGTCTGAATCCT AACATCATATTGGCAACCACGAAGAAGGGAGGACACATGGGCTGGGTTCAAGGTGGTTTTTTCAGACCAGAGTTGAAAATGTGGATGGATAGCGTGAGCTTGGATTTCATTAGGGCTGCTCAAAAATTACAGATGACTGAACGGGGGAGCGAGACGGGTTTAAAATGTAGAGGAAGTCTGAACAAGTATTCGGAAAACAACCCCTTTATGAAAGAAAGAGATGGATTTGTTGCTGGGACAACGATGTTAGAACGTGATTAA
- the LOC126318300 gene encoding uncharacterized protein LOC126318300 yields MNFQIANQQPKAEDRRSISNSDRILAGEYRPSVASSNQVQAHPTYRNAHNNARYTHKKKTSSGNKNQYRDGRNSDKLDNIVQQNVGNRWNPQSQYLVRNGDFFYRGNSASTSNQGKQAMVRANRPLYKQPPKGQLVQYAKGSTDNSRPIMSSNSRNSNQSYIPSKNGQLVALRGPRRVDRPVIEDDSLYYYNEDAKTFTQNAYNRQNNSGALAPLNPLNTSNRQNYYSDGPTDNYSQSLSTSSNPWITTQATREVPYLTHDTANFLKNKNIIVCISNFSSQVSTVSVLNTLGERTQFQFNHYGVFEDELWIEVQTPADALALMKLNGLQFTSLGIQPVSIRLCFLRSRLRLHPEALKEALNQLIPLGPQIESLDLTKWGLKNYSSGISFSFPPSLSSLCECILSYAINIHTLSLSDNAISSAFPLEPLVFLQNLRILDLGGNIIRTIHDISILSQFPMLRELILVNNPISFERDYRLLVLELIPNLLVLDHEQFPLQISFGDIERDMSSELLPADNPFFFSQGEIEEHVNLFIELLLCTFDTDRKKLTGAYRARGSYFSCKVFRVEDIGRAPCKNTYAHDAFDIIQCILEFPASKHEPPKRCDFLWLPNMQQQALLVISGHVTFAEERYIYQRSITLIPYNIEERWKFTIINDILMLTQMAEKYEAIETQNSMVYD; encoded by the exons ATGAACTTTCAAATTGCGAATCAACAGCCGAAGGCCGAAGATAGACGCTCTATAAGCAACTCTGATCGTATATTGGCTGGCGAGTATCGGCCAAGTGTTGCTTCGTCTAACCAGGTTCAAGCACATCCCACATATCGGAATGCTCATAACAATGCgcgttacacacacaaaaaaaaaacgtcTAGCGGCAATAAGAACCAGTACAGAGATGGCCGGAATTCAGACAAGCTAGATAACATCGTCCAGCAGAATGTAGGGAACCGATGGAATCCACAATCTCAATATTTGGTACGAAACGGCGATTTTTTCTATCGTGGCAATTCAGCCTCCACCTCCAATCAAGGTAAGCAAGCGATGGTTAGAGCAAACAGACCACTCTACAAACAGCCGCCAAAAGGACAACTTGTACAATATGCTAAAGGCTCAACAGATAACTCTCGGCCCATCATGTCATCCAACTCTCGCAATTCGAACCAGTCTTACATACCCTCTAAAAACGGCCAGCTGGTAGCATTAAGAGGCCCAAGACGCGTCGATAGACCGGTAATCGAGGATGATTCTCTCTATTACTACAACGAAGACGCTAAAACCTTCACACAAAATGCATACAATAGACAAAATAATAGCGGTGCATTGGCTCCTTTAAATCCTTTGAATACCTCTAATCGTCAGAATTATTACTCAGATGGACCCACCGATAATTATTCACAGTCATTATCCACCTCATCCAACCCTTGGATCACAACACAGGCTACAAGAGAGGTCCCTTACTTGACACACGATACAGCCAATTTTCTCAAGAATAAAAatattatcgtctgcatttctaacTTCTCAAGTCAAGTCTCCACTGTATCCGTGCTAAACACCCTGGGAGAGAGAACACAATTCCAATTCAATCAC TATGGCGTCTTCGAAGACGAGCTGTGGATTGAAGTTCAAACTCCGGCGGACGCGCTTGCCCTGATGAAACTGAACGGACTCCAATTTACGAGTTTGGGCATACAGCCTGTTTCGATTCGTCTCTGCTTTCTACGCTCTCGACTGCGTTTGCATCCGGAAGCACTAAAAGAAGCGTTGAATCAGCTTATACCGCTCGGACCTCAGATAGAATCACTCGATCTGACGAAATGGGGCTTGAAAAATTACTCGAGTGGTATTTCTTTCTCTTTTCCTCCGTCTCTGTCTAGTTTATGCGAATGCATTCTCAGTTATGCCATAAACATTCATACTCTGTCCCTCAGCGACAATGCCATATCGTCTGCATTCCCCCTGGAACCACTTGTCTTCTTGCAAAATCTCCGTATCCTAGATTTGGGGGGCAACATCATCCGGACCATTCACGATATTTCAATTCTGTCTCAATTTCCTATGCTGCGAGAACTTATTCTCGTGAACAATCCAATCAGCTTCGAACGCGATTACAGATTGCTCGTTCTTGAATTAATCCCGAATTTGCTGGTACTGGACCATGAACAGTTCCCCCTTCAAATTTCCTTCGGTGACATCGAACGAGATATGTCCTCCGAGCTGTTACCCGCCGACAACCCGTTTTTCTTCTCACAGGGCGAAATAGAAGAACATGTCAACTTGTTTATCGAACTGCTCTTGTGCACCTTCGATACCGACCGCAAAAAACTAACTGGCGCCTACCGCGCACGAGGAAGCTATTTCTCTTGCAAGGTATTTCGAGTCGAAGACATAGGCAGAGCGCCTTGCAAAAACACCTATGCCCATGATGCCTTCGATATCATCCAGTGCATTCTGGAATTTCCAGCTTCCAAACACGAACCCCCAAAAAGATGCGACTTTTTATGGTTGCCAAATATGCAGCAGCAAGCCCTGCTTGTCATCAGTGGCCACGTCACCTTCGCCGAAGAACGCTACATTTATCAGAGGTCGATCACATTGATCCCATACAATATAGAAGAAAGATGGAAATTCACCATCATCAACGACATCCTTATGCTCACACAAATGGCCGAAAAATACGAGGCAATAGAAACACAAAATTCTATGGTTTACGACTAA
- the LOC126318304 gene encoding citramalyl-CoA lyase, mitochondrial-like has translation MLSQQLIRTQPSCSPRTFRCPSACRSLSHSASSRRPRRVLFNVPGSDERKIHKALSLDLDVIVLDLEDGVSPNKKHEARSLVGQKLKSCHFGRSERCVRINSSNSGLEFEDLKSLLPFLEYIDSILIPKVETAEDLLFVDDLLLQNNNTRTKLFAAIESPRALLNLRPICNATPRLDCLIFGSEDYVANAGMTRSSGLEELAYARSKIVTYASAHSLYSTDLVCIDYKNIEQLKKESISGFTLGFDGKQAIHPGQVDTIYQCFQPPIETVEFAKKIVSEYRAHSSAGKGAFVINDKMIDLPMVKWALKVLSKASVPVEQLPSV, from the exons ATGCTCTCACAACAACTCATACGCACACAACCAAGTTGCTCGC CCCGCACCTTTCGATGCCCAAGCGCCTGTCGCAGTCTCAGCCACTCTGCCAGCTCCCGCCGTCCACGCCGCGTGCTCTTCAACGTGCCCGGATCTGACGAAAGGAAAATCCACAAAG CCCTCTCCCTCGATCTCGATGTCATCGTCCTAGACCTAGAAGACGGCGTGTCTCCAAACAAGAAACACGAGGCTCGTTCACTAGTCGGACAAAAACTCAAATCCTGTCACTTCGGCAGAAGCGAGCGATGCGTCCGAATAAATTCCTCCAATTCCGGATTAGAATT CGAAGACCTGAAGTCCCTCCTCCCCTTCTTGGAATACATAGATTCCATTTTAATTCCGAAAGTCGAAACGGCCGAAGATCTGCTATTTGTAGACGACCTCCTCTTGCAAAATAACAATACGCGCACCAAACTGTTCGCCGCCATAGAGTCCCCCCGGGCCCTGTTAAACCTACGCCCAATTTGCAACGCAACCCCAAGACTCGACTGTCTGATCTTCGGTAGCGAAGACTATGTCGCCAACGCCGGTATGACGCGGTCCTCCGGCCTGGAAGAACTTGCGTACGCCAGATCTAAAATAGTCACTTATGCCTCTGCGCACTCTCTCTACTCCACAGACCTTGTCTGTATCGACTATAAAAACATCGAACAGCTAAAAAAAGAATCCATAAGCGGATTCACTCTGGGATTCGATGGAAAACAAGCCATCCATCCTGGACAAGTAGACACCATCTACCAATGCTTTCAGCCGCCTATTGAAACTGTTGAATTCGCCAAAAAAATCGTTTCAGAATATCGCGCTCATTCTAGCGCAGGCAAAGGAGCCTTCGTCATCAACGACAAGATGATCGATCTACCCATGGTCAAATGGGCGCTGAAAGTTCTAAGCAAGGCAAGTGTACCCGTCGAACAGCTTCCGTCGGTGTAG
- the LOC126318303 gene encoding uncharacterized protein LOC126318303 — MDKGVECTDGVERGTGSERPKVVYQVQTPFKDLHLPTFFSLGACFYMLEQVITHPTEVIRTRLQVERHIRSSWILVMSLVREAGWRGLYPGFWPTVVGHMPGSGVYLFSYSYMKDRLQQIEDRRSSNVDGRQASWVSFTSAAVSDTISILLTCPVDVVVQRLYIRSPEVSRTRSVMSICRGIWRQHGLRGFYLGSGLTFVNYVPASAIWWTMYENLKAVFSRLVESRRRKEASDSFVAHKHSSASMLAGGVSGAVVTLLTNPLDVVKTRIQVEETGLQRAVDRQSALRVIRNLYKVEGVAGFMKGLGPRIYLWIFFSVYSAMAYETIIDVSSAKKRS, encoded by the exons ATGGATAAGGGGGTCGAGTGCACTGACGGAGTGGAAAGAGGGACGGGTTCGGAGAGGCCGAAGGTGGTGTACCAGGTGCAGACGCCGTTTAAGGACTTGCACCTTCCTACGTTTTTTTCTTTGGGGGCTTGCTTTTACATGTTGGAGCAGGTCATAACGCATCCTACTGAGGTTATTCGTACTCGGCTGCAAGTGGAGAGACACATC AGGTCGTCGTGGATATTGGTGATGAGTTTAGTGAGGGAGGCAGGTTGGAGAG GGTTGTACCCTGGGTTTTGGCCTACGGTGGTGGGACACATGCCGGGTTCTGGGGTGTATTTGTTCAGTTATAGCTACATGAAGGATAGGTTGCAACAGATTGAGGATCGCCGGAGTTCTAATGTGGATGGGAGACAGGCGTCGTGGGTGAGTTTCACATCTGCGGCGGTGTCTGACACGATATCGATTTTGTTGACGTGTCCTGTGGACGTGGTAGTGCAGAGGTTGTACATACGGTCGCCAGAGGTATCCCGGACGAGATCGGTGATGAGCATCTGCCGAGGTATATGGAGGCAGCACGGCTTGAGGGGGTTTTATTTAGGGTCAGGACTCACGTTCGTAAATTATGTACCGGCGTCGGCGATATGGTGGACGATGTACGAGAACCTCAAGGCGGTGTTTTCCAGATTGGTGGAGTCGAGGCGAAGGAAAGAGGCGTCTGACAGCTTCGTCGCGCACAAGCACAGCTCCGCAAGCATGTTGGCGGGGGGCGTGTCTGGGGCGGTTGTGACGCTTTTGACGAATCCGTTGGACGTGGTCAAGACGAGGATTCAAGTCGAAGAGACTGGGTTGCAGCGCGCGGTGGACAGACAGAGTGCGCTGCGCGTGATCAGAAACCTGTACAAAGTGGAAGGCGTCGCGGGTTTCATGAAGGGTCTTGGCCCCCGAATTTACCTGTGGATCTTTTTTTCGGTTTACAGCGCGATGGCGTACGAGACGATTATCGACGTGAGTTCTGCAAAGAAGAGGTCGTAG
- the LOC126318352 gene encoding nicotinamidase-like, translating to MFLAGGLSACRARTGNRPDHQSDQTRSRPTLQNCRTFFFFPSPEARETNTRPKCLSKDWHCPDHVSFANIHPGHKPFDVITLTYNSKNELCKTDESGTCPDAVDCRAELAWNETRQLQQTLWPAHCIINDPESELDDSLLTKEDDHFVLKGSRCSVDSYSAFFDNARFESTGLHDHLRGRGITRVFVAGLALDYCVKYTALDAKSLGYDVYVVVDATRGTSPSSAERAIEELKNSGVRLINSSEIEKCFKKKKNGSVVAVTLLLVAAALLVRRAKKRTQ from the exons ATGTTTCTTGCCGGGGGGCTCTCTGCCTGTCGAGCGAGGACGGGAAATCGTCCCGATCATCAATCGGATCAGACTCGCTCACGGCCAACACTTCAAAACTgtcgtacgttttttttttttccatccccTGAAGCCCGAGAGACCAACACACGCCCCAAGTGCTTGTCGAAGGACTGGCATTGTCCAGACCACGTGTCCTTCGCGAACATTCACCCTGGACACAAGCCGTTTGACGTGATCACGCTCACATACAACTC aAAAAACGAGCTCTGCAAAACGGACGAATCCGGAACCTGTCCGGACGCCGTGGACTGCCGCGCGGAGCTCGCCTGGAACGAAACGCGCCAGCTGCAACAGACCCTGTGGCCCGCGCACTGCATCATCAATGATCCAGAATCAGAACTGGACGATTCTCTGCTGACAAAAGAAGACGACCACTTCGTCTTGAAGGGGTCCCGCTGCTCCGTAGATTCCTACTCCGCCTTCTTCGACAACGCCCGCTTCGAATCCACCGGACTGCACGACCACTTGCGCGGGCGGGGCATCACGCGAGTCTTCGTAGCGGGCCTCGCACTCGACTACTGCGTAAAATACACGGCGCTAGACGCAAAGAGCCTGGGCTACGACGTGTATGTCGTGGTCGACGCCACGCGCGGCACCAGCCCGTCTTCAGCAGAGCGCGCGATCGAGGAACTGAAGAACAGCGGTGTCCGCCTGATCAACAGCTCGGAAATCGAAaagtgtttcaaaaaaaaaaaaaacggctcagTTGTCGCTGTCACCTTACTTTTGGTCGCCGCTGCTCTGCTCGTCAGGCGCGCGAAAAAACGCACTCAATAA